The following are from one region of the Melospiza melodia melodia isolate bMelMel2 chromosome 16, bMelMel2.pri, whole genome shotgun sequence genome:
- the FAAH2 gene encoding fatty-acid amide hydrolase 2 isoform X1: MALSRAERCLALLLRLLSRACLALLALLPPPRAGPARAAPRSVPPPRRALLLLPARRLAELLRARQVACVEVVEAYVERIKEVNPLINAVVKDRFEEALQEARQVDKLLAESPGDDCLEEKFPLLGVPITVKEAFSLYGMPNTSGLVNRRNVIATSDATVVARLKQAGAIPLGVTNCSELCMWYESSNRVYGRTNNPYDLQRIVGGSSGGEGSVLAAAGSVVGVGSDIGGSIRMPAFFNGVFGHKPTTGVVPNDGQFPNAQGVRTSYLCTGPMCRYAEDLEPVLRVMAGPGVSKLKLNEKVSLEKIKFHCMDHDGGSIFVSPVDKEILQAQKKVVEHLESDLGVQVQHVAIHKMKYSFQIWSAMMSSKDSEGQEAQRFTDLLGDHGKPVWPLWELVKWLVGMSSHTLPAIALGLTEKLVNLNLSGKAKLVSMGKSLQEEMEALLGPDGVLLYPSHPTIAPKHHSPICMPFNFAYTAIFNVLGLPVTQCPLGLGREGLPLGIQLVAASYNDHLTLAVARYLEKAFGGWVLPGEV; this comes from the exons ATGGCGCTGTCGCGCGCGGAGCGCTGTCTCGCGttgctgctgcggctgctgtcGCGCGCCTGCCTCGCGCTGCtcgcgctgctgccgccgccgcgcgcCGGCCCCGCGCGCGCCGCTCCGCGCTCCGTCCCGCCGCCGCGGCGcgcgctcctgctgctgcccgcgCGGCGCCTCGCGGAGCTGCTCCGCGCGCGGCAG GTGGCGTGCGTGGAGGTGGTGGAGGCGTACGTGGAGAGGATCAAGGAGGTGAATCCCCTCATCAATGCCGTGGTTAAGGACAG GTTCgaggaggccctgcaggaagCCCGGCAGGTCGATAAGCTGCTTGCGGAGAGTCCTGGCGATGACTGCCTGGAGGAGAAGTTCCCCTTGTTGGGAGTTCCCATCACCGTTAAGGAGGCCTTTTCTCTTTATG GGATGCCCAACACCTCTGGCTTGGTCAACCGCCGCAATGTGATCGCCACCTCGGATGCCACTGTGGTGGCACGGCTGAAGCAGGCAGGTGCCATCCCACTGGGTGTCACCAACTGCAGCGAGCTTTGCATGTGGTACGAGTCCAGCAACAGGGTCTACGGGCGGACCAACAACCCCTACGACCTGCAGAGGATTGTGGGCGGCAGCTCAG GTGGGGagggcagtgtcctggcagctgcCGGCTCAGTCGTAGGTGTGGGCTCTGACATCGGTGGCAGCATCCGAATGCCCGCTTTCTTCAATGGAGTCTTTGGCCATAAACCCACAACAG GGGTGGTGCCCAACGACGGCCAGTTCCCCAACGCTCAGGGGGTGCGCACCAGCTACCTGTGCACGGGGCCCATGTGCCGCTACGCCGAGGACCTGGAGCCTGTCTTGAGAGTCATGGCCGGCCCTGGGGTCAGCAA GCTGAAACTGAATGAGAAAGTGTCGCTGGAGAAAATCAAATTCCACTGCATGGATCATGATGGCGGGTCTATTTTTGTATCACCTGTGGACAAGGAGATCTTGCAGGCCCAAAAGAAG GTGGTGGAGCACCTTGAAAGTGACCTTGGGGTCCAGGTTCAGCATGTGGCAATCCACAAGATGAAGTATTCTTTCCAGATCTGGTCAGCCATGATGTCATccaaggacagtgagggacag GAGGCACAAAGATTCACAGACCTGCTGGGGGACCATGGGAAGCCAGTGTGGCCGCTGTGGGAGCTGGTGAAGTGGCTCGTGGGGATGTCTTCTCACACTCTCCCGGCTATCG ccctgggactgACAGAGAAGCTGGTGAACCTCAACCTCAGTGGGAAGGCCAAGCTGGTGAGCATGGGGAAGAGCTTACAGGAGGAGATggaggcactgctggggccaGATGGGGTGCTCCTCTACCCCTCACACCCCACCATCGCCCCCAAGCACCACTCCCCAATCTGCATGCCCTTCAATTTTGCCTACACAG CCATCTTCAATGTCCTGGGCCTGCCGGTGACGCAGTGCCCGCTGGGGCTGGGCCGCGAGGGGCTGCCGCTGGGCATCCAGCTGGTGGCGGCCTCCTACAACGACCACTTGACGCTGGCGGTGGCCCGGTACCTGGAGAAAGCCTTTGGAGGATGGGTTTTGCCAGGGGAAGTTTAA
- the FAAH2 gene encoding fatty-acid amide hydrolase 2 isoform X4 → MALSRAERCLALLLRLLSRACLALLALLPPPRAGPARAAPRSVPPPRRALLLLPARRLAELLRARQVACVEVVEAYVERIKEVNPLINAVVKDRFEEALQEARQVDKLLAESPGDDCLEEKFPLLGVPITVKEAFSLYGMPNTSGLVNRRNVIATSDATVVARLKQAGAIPLGVTNCSELCMWYESSNRVYGRTNNPYDLQRIVGGSSGGEGSVLAAAGSVVGVGSDIGGSIRMPAFFNGVFGHKPTTGVVPNDGQFPNAQGVRTSYLCTGPMCRYAEDLEPVLRVMAGPGVSKLKLNEKVSLEKIKFHCMDHDGGSIFVSPVDKEILQAQKKVVEHLESDLGVQVQHVAIHKMKYSFQIWSAMMSSKDSEGQVCQSELAEAQLWRQQGRNSYSGPAVESCRLPKPTQGLSLLHVSPQVSFHLFLKLHSTFSLVSCGLRPWLSAEEQCGNWEGEGCCFGTLTFSMQVGKSTKRGASCLALCRTLCLLTCRLGLTPFGMPRQEAQRFTDLLGDHGKPVWPLWELVKWLVGMSSHTLPAIALGLTEKLVNLNLSGKAKLVSMGKSLQEEMEALLGPDGVLLYPSHPTIAPKHHSPICMPFNFAYTAIFNVLGLPVTQCPLGLGREGLPLGIQLVAASYNDHLTLAVARYLEKAFGGWVLPGEV, encoded by the exons ATGGCGCTGTCGCGCGCGGAGCGCTGTCTCGCGttgctgctgcggctgctgtcGCGCGCCTGCCTCGCGCTGCtcgcgctgctgccgccgccgcgcgcCGGCCCCGCGCGCGCCGCTCCGCGCTCCGTCCCGCCGCCGCGGCGcgcgctcctgctgctgcccgcgCGGCGCCTCGCGGAGCTGCTCCGCGCGCGGCAG GTGGCGTGCGTGGAGGTGGTGGAGGCGTACGTGGAGAGGATCAAGGAGGTGAATCCCCTCATCAATGCCGTGGTTAAGGACAG GTTCgaggaggccctgcaggaagCCCGGCAGGTCGATAAGCTGCTTGCGGAGAGTCCTGGCGATGACTGCCTGGAGGAGAAGTTCCCCTTGTTGGGAGTTCCCATCACCGTTAAGGAGGCCTTTTCTCTTTATG GGATGCCCAACACCTCTGGCTTGGTCAACCGCCGCAATGTGATCGCCACCTCGGATGCCACTGTGGTGGCACGGCTGAAGCAGGCAGGTGCCATCCCACTGGGTGTCACCAACTGCAGCGAGCTTTGCATGTGGTACGAGTCCAGCAACAGGGTCTACGGGCGGACCAACAACCCCTACGACCTGCAGAGGATTGTGGGCGGCAGCTCAG GTGGGGagggcagtgtcctggcagctgcCGGCTCAGTCGTAGGTGTGGGCTCTGACATCGGTGGCAGCATCCGAATGCCCGCTTTCTTCAATGGAGTCTTTGGCCATAAACCCACAACAG GGGTGGTGCCCAACGACGGCCAGTTCCCCAACGCTCAGGGGGTGCGCACCAGCTACCTGTGCACGGGGCCCATGTGCCGCTACGCCGAGGACCTGGAGCCTGTCTTGAGAGTCATGGCCGGCCCTGGGGTCAGCAA GCTGAAACTGAATGAGAAAGTGTCGCTGGAGAAAATCAAATTCCACTGCATGGATCATGATGGCGGGTCTATTTTTGTATCACCTGTGGACAAGGAGATCTTGCAGGCCCAAAAGAAG GTGGTGGAGCACCTTGAAAGTGACCTTGGGGTCCAGGTTCAGCATGTGGCAATCCACAAGATGAAGTATTCTTTCCAGATCTGGTCAGCCATGATGTCATccaaggacagtgagggacaggtgTGTCAGAGTGAGTTGGCAGAGGCACAGCTTTGGAGGCAGCAGGGAAGAAACAGCTATTCGGGGCCAGCTGTGGAGAGCTGTAGGCTTCCCAAACCTACCCAGGGGCTCTCCCTGCTCCATGTGTCCCCCCAGGTCTCCTTTCACCTCTTTCTAAAGTTGCACAGCACCTTCTCCCTTGTGTCCTGTGGGTTGAGGCCCTGGCtctcagcagaggagcagtgtGGTAATTGGGAGGGGGAAGGTTGTTGTTTTGGCACGTTGACCTTTTCCATGCAGGTTGGTAAGTCAACCAAGCGGGGGGCATCCTGCCTTGCTCTTTGCCGCACGCTGTGTCTTCTGACTTGTAGGCTGGGATTAACACCCTTTGGGATGCCAAGACAG GAGGCACAAAGATTCACAGACCTGCTGGGGGACCATGGGAAGCCAGTGTGGCCGCTGTGGGAGCTGGTGAAGTGGCTCGTGGGGATGTCTTCTCACACTCTCCCGGCTATCG ccctgggactgACAGAGAAGCTGGTGAACCTCAACCTCAGTGGGAAGGCCAAGCTGGTGAGCATGGGGAAGAGCTTACAGGAGGAGATggaggcactgctggggccaGATGGGGTGCTCCTCTACCCCTCACACCCCACCATCGCCCCCAAGCACCACTCCCCAATCTGCATGCCCTTCAATTTTGCCTACACAG CCATCTTCAATGTCCTGGGCCTGCCGGTGACGCAGTGCCCGCTGGGGCTGGGCCGCGAGGGGCTGCCGCTGGGCATCCAGCTGGTGGCGGCCTCCTACAACGACCACTTGACGCTGGCGGTGGCCCGGTACCTGGAGAAAGCCTTTGGAGGATGGGTTTTGCCAGGGGAAGTTTAA
- the FAAH2 gene encoding fatty-acid amide hydrolase 2 isoform X2 → MALSRAERCLALLLRLLSRACLALLALLPPPRAGPARAAPRSVPPPRRALLLLPARRLAELLRARQVACVEVVEAYVERIKEVNPLINAVVKDRFEEALQEARQVDKLLAESPGDDCLEEKFPLLGVPITVKEAFSLYGMPNTSGLVNRRNVIATSDATVVARLKQAGAIPLGVTNCSELCMWYESSNRVYGRTNNPYDLQRIVGGSSGGEGSVLAAAGSVVGVGSDIGGSIRMPAFFNGVFGHKPTTGVVPNDGQFPNAQGVRTSYLCTGPMCRYAEDLEPVLRVMAGPGVSKLKLNEKVSLEKIKFHCMDHDGGSIFVSPVDKEILQAQKKVVEHLESDLGVQVQHVAIHKMKYSFQIWSAMMSSKDSEGQVQSSYHRRKCLWDIIPCIVSVRCCSGEALPSPCCLWEGKMLLLLPWISVSCGAPDGHLLCESGNTSHWDDEITEISLSIASLCLPAACWLC, encoded by the exons ATGGCGCTGTCGCGCGCGGAGCGCTGTCTCGCGttgctgctgcggctgctgtcGCGCGCCTGCCTCGCGCTGCtcgcgctgctgccgccgccgcgcgcCGGCCCCGCGCGCGCCGCTCCGCGCTCCGTCCCGCCGCCGCGGCGcgcgctcctgctgctgcccgcgCGGCGCCTCGCGGAGCTGCTCCGCGCGCGGCAG GTGGCGTGCGTGGAGGTGGTGGAGGCGTACGTGGAGAGGATCAAGGAGGTGAATCCCCTCATCAATGCCGTGGTTAAGGACAG GTTCgaggaggccctgcaggaagCCCGGCAGGTCGATAAGCTGCTTGCGGAGAGTCCTGGCGATGACTGCCTGGAGGAGAAGTTCCCCTTGTTGGGAGTTCCCATCACCGTTAAGGAGGCCTTTTCTCTTTATG GGATGCCCAACACCTCTGGCTTGGTCAACCGCCGCAATGTGATCGCCACCTCGGATGCCACTGTGGTGGCACGGCTGAAGCAGGCAGGTGCCATCCCACTGGGTGTCACCAACTGCAGCGAGCTTTGCATGTGGTACGAGTCCAGCAACAGGGTCTACGGGCGGACCAACAACCCCTACGACCTGCAGAGGATTGTGGGCGGCAGCTCAG GTGGGGagggcagtgtcctggcagctgcCGGCTCAGTCGTAGGTGTGGGCTCTGACATCGGTGGCAGCATCCGAATGCCCGCTTTCTTCAATGGAGTCTTTGGCCATAAACCCACAACAG GGGTGGTGCCCAACGACGGCCAGTTCCCCAACGCTCAGGGGGTGCGCACCAGCTACCTGTGCACGGGGCCCATGTGCCGCTACGCCGAGGACCTGGAGCCTGTCTTGAGAGTCATGGCCGGCCCTGGGGTCAGCAA GCTGAAACTGAATGAGAAAGTGTCGCTGGAGAAAATCAAATTCCACTGCATGGATCATGATGGCGGGTCTATTTTTGTATCACCTGTGGACAAGGAGATCTTGCAGGCCCAAAAGAAG GTGGTGGAGCACCTTGAAAGTGACCTTGGGGTCCAGGTTCAGCATGTGGCAATCCACAAGATGAAGTATTCTTTCCAGATCTGGTCAGCCATGATGTCATccaaggacagtgagggacag GTCCAGTCGTCGTATCACAGGAGGAAATGCCTCTGGGACATTATCCCTTGCATTGTGTCGGTTCGGTGCTGCTCTGGGGAGGCTCTTCcatctccttgctgtctctgggagGGGAaaatgctcctgctgctgccttggaTCAGTGTCAGCTGTGGAGCACCTGATGGGCATCTCCTGTGTGAAAGCGGGAACACCTCACATTGGGATGATGAGATAACTGAAATTTCACTGTCCATTGCCAGCCTGTGCCTCCCTGCTGCATGTTGGCTTTGCTGA
- the FAAH2 gene encoding fatty-acid amide hydrolase 2 isoform X3 — MALSRAERCLALLLRLLSRACLALLALLPPPRAGPARAAPRSVPPPRRALLLLPARRLAELLRARQVACVEVVEAYVERIKEVNPLINAVVKDRFEEALQEARQVDKLLAESPGDDCLEEKFPLLGVPITVKEAFSLYGMPNTSGLVNRRNVIATSDATVVARLKQAGAIPLGVTNCSELCMWYESSNRVYGRTNNPYDLQRIVGGSSGGEGSVLAAAGSVVGVGSDIGGSIRMPAFFNGVFGHKPTTGVVPNDGQFPNAQGVRTSYLCTGPMCRYAEDLEPVLRVMAGPGVSKLKLNEKVSLEKIKFHCMDHDGGSIFVSPVDKEILQAQKKVVEHLESDLGVQVQHVAIHKMKYSFQIWSAMMSSKDSEGQVSFHLFLKLHSTFSLVSCGLRPWLSAEEQCGNWEGEGCCFGTLTFSMQVGKSTKRGASCLALCRTLCLLTCRLGLTPFGMPRQAGD; from the exons ATGGCGCTGTCGCGCGCGGAGCGCTGTCTCGCGttgctgctgcggctgctgtcGCGCGCCTGCCTCGCGCTGCtcgcgctgctgccgccgccgcgcgcCGGCCCCGCGCGCGCCGCTCCGCGCTCCGTCCCGCCGCCGCGGCGcgcgctcctgctgctgcccgcgCGGCGCCTCGCGGAGCTGCTCCGCGCGCGGCAG GTGGCGTGCGTGGAGGTGGTGGAGGCGTACGTGGAGAGGATCAAGGAGGTGAATCCCCTCATCAATGCCGTGGTTAAGGACAG GTTCgaggaggccctgcaggaagCCCGGCAGGTCGATAAGCTGCTTGCGGAGAGTCCTGGCGATGACTGCCTGGAGGAGAAGTTCCCCTTGTTGGGAGTTCCCATCACCGTTAAGGAGGCCTTTTCTCTTTATG GGATGCCCAACACCTCTGGCTTGGTCAACCGCCGCAATGTGATCGCCACCTCGGATGCCACTGTGGTGGCACGGCTGAAGCAGGCAGGTGCCATCCCACTGGGTGTCACCAACTGCAGCGAGCTTTGCATGTGGTACGAGTCCAGCAACAGGGTCTACGGGCGGACCAACAACCCCTACGACCTGCAGAGGATTGTGGGCGGCAGCTCAG GTGGGGagggcagtgtcctggcagctgcCGGCTCAGTCGTAGGTGTGGGCTCTGACATCGGTGGCAGCATCCGAATGCCCGCTTTCTTCAATGGAGTCTTTGGCCATAAACCCACAACAG GGGTGGTGCCCAACGACGGCCAGTTCCCCAACGCTCAGGGGGTGCGCACCAGCTACCTGTGCACGGGGCCCATGTGCCGCTACGCCGAGGACCTGGAGCCTGTCTTGAGAGTCATGGCCGGCCCTGGGGTCAGCAA GCTGAAACTGAATGAGAAAGTGTCGCTGGAGAAAATCAAATTCCACTGCATGGATCATGATGGCGGGTCTATTTTTGTATCACCTGTGGACAAGGAGATCTTGCAGGCCCAAAAGAAG GTGGTGGAGCACCTTGAAAGTGACCTTGGGGTCCAGGTTCAGCATGTGGCAATCCACAAGATGAAGTATTCTTTCCAGATCTGGTCAGCCATGATGTCATccaaggacagtgagggacag GTCTCCTTTCACCTCTTTCTAAAGTTGCACAGCACCTTCTCCCTTGTGTCCTGTGGGTTGAGGCCCTGGCtctcagcagaggagcagtgtGGTAATTGGGAGGGGGAAGGTTGTTGTTTTGGCACGTTGACCTTTTCCATGCAGGTTGGTAAGTCAACCAAGCGGGGGGCATCCTGCCTTGCTCTTTGCCGCACGCTGTGTCTTCTGACTTGTAGGCTGGGATTAACACCCTTTGGGATGCCAAGACAGGCAGGGGACTAG